A window from Gopherus flavomarginatus isolate rGopFla2 chromosome 4, rGopFla2.mat.asm, whole genome shotgun sequence encodes these proteins:
- the SMIM26 gene encoding small integral membrane protein 26 translates to MFPLQALRWKARFAVLYAVGSWSLLGCVLYYKWSHRGERLPPDEERTLPREIPADAFFTSTITYKQNAAHPISDLYDTVKSFFATSDGPGPEE, encoded by the exons ATGTTCCCGCTGCAGGCGCTGCGCTGGAAGGCGCGTTTTGCCGTCCTGTACGCCGTGGgcagctggagcctgctgggCTGCGTCCTCTACTACAAGTGGAGCCACCGCGGGGAGCGGCTGCCGCCCG atgAAGAAAGAACACTTCCAAGGGAAATACCAGCAGATGCCTTTTTCACATCAACAATAACGTATAAACAGAATGCTGCACATCCTATAAGTGACCTGTATGATACCGTGAAATCATTCTTTGCAACCAGTGATGGCCCTGGTCCAGAAGAGTAA
- the SEC23B gene encoding protein transport protein Sec23B: MATYLEFIQQNEERDGVRFSWNVWPSSRLEATRMVVPLACLLTPLKERLDLPPVQYEPVLCSRQTCKAVLNPLCQVDYRAKLWACNFCFQRNQFPPAYAGISEINQPAELMPQFSTIEYIVQRGSPTPLIFLYVVDTCLEEEDLQALKESLQMSLSLLPPEALVGLITFGRMVQVHELSCEGISKSYVFRGTKDLTAKQIQDMLGLTRPVVPVQQGRPLQPQEQPPISSRFLQPVHKIDMNLTDLLGELQRDPWPVTQGKRPLRSTGVALSIAVGLLEGTFPNTGARIMLFTGGPPTQGPGMVVGDELKTPIRSWHDIEKDNARFMKKATKHYETLANRTAANGHCIDIYACALDQTGLLEMKCCANLTGGHMMMGDSFNTSLFKQTFQRVFSKDFNGEFRMAFGATLEVKTSRELKISGAIGPCVSLNAKGPCVSENELGIGGTCQWKICSLDPSSTLAIYFEVVNQHNAPIPQGGRGAVQFVTQYQHSSTQRRIRVTTIARNWADAQSQLQHIEAAFDQEVAAVLMARLGVYRAESEEGPDVLRWLDRQLIRLCQKFGQYNKDDPNSFRLSDSFSLYPQFMFHLRRSPFLQVFNNSPDESSFYRHHFSRQDLTQSLIMIQPILYSYSFSGPPEPVLLDSSSILADRILLMDTFFQIVIYHGETIAQWQKAGYQDMPEYENFKHLLQAPLDDAQEILQTRFPMPRYINTEHGSSQARFLLSKVNPSQTHNNLYAWGQESGSPILTDDVSLQVFMDHLKKLAVSSAS; this comes from the exons ATGGCAACATATCTGGAGTTCATTCAGCAAAATGAAGAACGAGACGGGGTGCGTTTCAGCTGGAATGTGTGGCCTTCCAGCAGGTTGGAGGCTACAAGAATGGTCGTACCCTTGGCCTGTCTACTGACTCCCCTGAAAGAACGTCTAGACCTGCCGCCTGTACAATATGAACCAGTGCTTTGTAGCAGGCAGACTTGCAAAGCAGTGCTCAACCCGCTTTG TCAAGTTGATTATCGTGCCAAGCTCTGGGCCTGTAACTTCTGTTTTCAGAGAAACCAG TTCCCTCCAGCGTATGCAGGCATATCCGAAATAAATCAACCAGCAGAActtatgcctcagttttccacaaTCGAATACATAGTGCAG AGAGGTTCTCCAACTCCACTGATCTTCCTTTATGTTGTTGACACGTGTCTGGAAGAGGAAGACTTGCAAGCATTGAAAGAATCCCTGCAGATGTCCTTGAGTCTGCTGCCTCCAGAGGCATTGGTAGGGCTGATCACTTTTGGTAGAATGGTCCAGGTTCATGAACTGAGCTGTGAAGGAATCTCCAAGAGCTATGTTTTCAGAGGGACCAAGGACCTGACAGCTAAGCAAATACAG GATATGCTGGGTCTTACAAGGCCTGTGGTACCTGTTCAGCAGGGAAGACCTCTTCAGCCTCAAGAACAGCCACCCATTTCAAGCAG GTTCCTGCAGCCTGTACACAAGATTGACATGAACCTGACAGATCTTCTTGGGGAACTACAGAGGGACCCTTGGCCAGTGACTCAGGGAAAGCGACCCTTGCGATCAACTGGAGTAGCTTTGTCAATTGCTGTTGGTTTATTGGAG ggCACGTTTCCAAACACAGGGGCCAGAATAATGTTGTTTACAGGCGGGCCACCCACACAAGGGCCAGGCATGGTGGTAGGAGATGAACTGAAAACACCCATTCGTTCCTGGCATGACATAGAGAAGGACAATGCACGGTTCATGAAAAAGGCTACAAAG CACTATGAGACTCTAGCTAATCGCACGGCGGCCAACGGCCACTGCATAGATATTTATGCCTGCGCTCTCGATCAGACTGGCCTTCTGGAGATGAAGTGTTGTGCAAACCTCACTGG GGGTCACATGATGATGGGGGACTCTTTCAacacttctctcttcaagcagaCCTTCCAGCGGGTGTTTAGCAAAGACTTCAATGGAGAATTCCGAATGGCGTTTGGTGCTACGTTAGAAGTGAAG ACTTCTAGGGAGCTGAAAATCTCAGGGGCTATTGGACCGTGCGTATCCCTAAATGCTAAAGGACCATGCGTCTCTGAAAAC GAACTTGGTATTGGAGGTACATGTCAGTGGAAAATCTGTAGCCTTGATCCCAGTTCAACTCTTGCCATATATTTTGAAGTGGTGAATCAG CACAATGCACCGATACCTCAGGGCGGCAGAGGCGCCGTGCAGTTTGTCACTCAGTATCAGCACTCCAGTACACAGAGACGCATTCGAGTAACCACTATTGCAAGAAA TTGGGCAGATGCACAGAGTCAGCTCCAACATATTGAAGCAGCGTTTGACCAGGAAGTAGCTGCAGTGCTAATGGCTCGTCTGGGAGTCTACAGAGCTGAGTCGGAGGAGGGACCTGATGTGTTGCGATGGCTAGACAGGCAGCTAATCAGACTG TGTCAGAAGTTTGGACAGTATAACAAAGATGATCCAAATTCCTTCAGACTGTCAGATTCATTTTCTCTGTATCCCCAG TTTATGTTCCACTTGCGACGATCTCCGTTTCTTCAAGTGTTTAATAATAGCCCGGATGAATCTTCCTTTTACCGTCATCACTTTTCCAGACAAGATCTGACCCAGTCCCTCATCATGATCCAGCCCATCCTTTATTCCTATTCTTTCTCTGGACCACCCGAG CCTGTGCTTTTGGACAGCAGCAGCATTCTTGCTGACAGAATTCTGCTGATGGATACTTTCTTCCAGATTGTAATCTACCATGGCGAG ACGATTGCACAGTGGCAGAAAGCTGGCTACCAAGACATGCCTGAATATGAAAACTTCAAGCATTTACTGCAAGCCCCATTGGATGATGCCCAGGAAATATTGCAGACTAGATTCCCAATGCCGCGGTATATTAACACTGAACATGGAAGCAGTCAG gccCGCTTCCTCCTGTCTAAAGTGAACCCCTCTCAGACTCACAATAACCTCTATGCGTGGGGACAG GAATCGGGATCTCCCATCCTAACAGATGATGTTAGTCTCCAGGTGTTCATGGATCATCTGAAAAAGTTGGCAGTGTCAAGTGCATCATAA